One Elgaria multicarinata webbii isolate HBS135686 ecotype San Diego chromosome 7, rElgMul1.1.pri, whole genome shotgun sequence DNA window includes the following coding sequences:
- the LOC134401225 gene encoding protocadherin alpha-3-like, translating to MAIPWGDSSMGRRQLLQLILLHTAWEMGSGQLHYSVPEESQHGTFVGRIAQDLGLEVGELFPPMFRMESQVHGDYFKVNEQNGILFVNSRIDREELCGKSPICAIHLEVIADKPLRVFHVEVEIADINDNAPVFSVRQQHLAILESRVQGSHFPIEEASDADIGTNGQVTYKLSPNEHFSVEEIMNDERSKSLVLTLNKPLDREVSPQHQLLLSATDSGQPALTGTVLLMITAVDVNDNAPAFNQSVYKIELLENSAIGTLVIKLEARDMDDGINKEISYSLGNLVAPNIKERFSIDPNNGEVRVTGNVDFEESTAYDIQIEAKDKSSYPLSGHCKVLIEVLDVNDNRPEMSLKSLSVPVPEDSPPGTVVALISISDRDAGANGQVSCSVWPPRLPFKLQSTFKNYYSLVVAEPLDREREAEYKLVVTAQDHGAPSLSTTSSLVVPIGDVNDNAPAFAQPSYTVFVKENNPPGAHIFTVSASDPDVGENALVSYWLDEKLWPLSSSISVHSESGKLYALQPLDYEELKLLEFQVRAKDAGLPSLCGNVTVQIFVVDENDNVPAVTVPGEEAATLLVVPMTAGHVVGKIRALDADSGYNAWLRYELHEGTSGPWHVGLYSGEISTTRALDEAESSNSHSLLVLVKDHGQPALSATATLSISLVASAQAIQADAHLPGMGGSPKPLVDNINIYLIVAICSVSSLFLLAIILYVALRCPCQPKEAVMYGPGTATLVCASEVGSWSYSQRHSRILGGLAGESSAKNDLMVFTPNIPVFAETGKQQDLLCATVSEPMFNLYHLFKIFVQ from the coding sequence ATGGCTATTCCATGGGGAGACTCCTCAATGGGGAGAAGGCAACTGCTGCAGCTGATTCTCCTCCACACAGCCTGGGAAATGGGGAGCGGCCAGCTCCATTACTCTGTGCCAGAGGAATCCCAGCACGGCACCTTCGTGGGCCGCATCGCCCAGGACCTGGGGCTGGAGGTGGGGGAGCTCTTCCCTCCAATGTTCCGGATGGAATCCCAAGTTCATGGGGACTATTTCAAGGTAAATGAGCAGAATGGGATTTTGTTTGTTAATTCGCGGATAGACAGGGAGGAGCTGTGTGGCAAAAGCCCAATCTGCGCCATTCATCTGGAGGTGATTGCAGATAAACCCCTGAGGGTCTTCCATGTGGAAGTGGAGATTGCAGACATAAATGACAATGCCCCTGTTTTCTCTGTTAGACAGCAGCATTTAGCTATCTTAGAATCGAGAGTCCAAGGCTCCCATTTTCCAATAGAAGAAGCTTCTGATGCAGACATAGGTACCAATGGTCAGGTGACCTACAAGCTGAGTCCCAATGAGCATTTCTCTGTGGAAGAGATCATGAATGATGAGCGCAGTAAGTCTCTGGTTCTGACATTAAACAAACCACTGGATCGTGAAGTATCTCCACAGCATCAGTTGTTACTTTCAGCCACAGACAGTGGACAGCCAGCACTCACTGGTACAGTCCTATTGATGATTACTGCAGTGGATGTCAATGACAATGCACCTGCATTTAACCAGTCAGTTTACAAAATTGAACTACTGGAAAACTCTGCAATTGGAACACTAGTGATTAAATTAGAAGCAAGAGATATGGATGACGGAATTAATAAGGAGATTTCCTATTCACTTGGCAACCTTGTTGCTCCCAATATAAAGGAAAGGTTTAGTATAGATCCTAATAACGGTGAAGTTAGAGTGACAGGAAATGTGGATTTTGAAGAGAGTACAGCATACGATATTCAGATTGAAGCAAAAGATAAAAGTAGTTACCCCTTGTCTGGACACTGCAAAGTTCTCATTGAAGTTTTGGATGTGAATGACAATCGTCCTGAGATGTCACTGAAGTCACTGTCAGTGCCGGTGCCAGAGGACTCCCCACCAGGGACAGTGGTGGCCCTGATCAGCATCTCAGACAGGGACGCTGGGGCTAACGGTCAGGTCAGCTGCTCCGTTTGGCCCCCTCGGCTCCCCTTCAAGCTACAGTCCACCTTCAAGAATTACTACTCTCTCGTGGTGGCTGAGCCCCTGGATCGGGAGCGGGAAGCAGAATACAAGCTGGTAGTGacagcccaggaccatggggcTCCATCACTATCAACCACTAGCAGCCTGGTGGTGCCCATTGGCGATGTGAATGACAATGCCCCTGCTTTTGCTCAACCCTCCTACACGGTCTTTGTGAAAGAGAACAACCCACCTGGTGCCCACATCTTCACAGTGTCTGCCTCAGATCCGGACGTAGGTGAGAATGCCCTAGTCAGCTATTGGCTGGATGAGAAGCTCTGGCCCCTGTCGAGCTCCATCTCAGTGCACTCAGAGAGCGGGAAGCTCTACGCCTTGCAGCCCTTGGACTATGAGGAGCTGAAGCTGCTGGAGTTCCAAGTGAGGGCCAAGGATGCTGGGCTACCCTCCTTGTGCGGCAATGTGACGGTGCAAATCTTTGTGGTGGATGAGAATGACAACGTGCCAGCAGTGACTGTACCAGGAGAGGAGGCCGCTACCCTGCTGGTGGTACCCATGACAGCTGGGCATGTGGTGGGCAAGATCCGAGCCCTTGATGCTGACTCAGGCTACAATGCATGGCTGCGCTATGAGTTGCACGAGGGGACCAGTGGGCCTTGGCACGTGGGGCTCTACAGCGGTGAGATCAGTACAACACGTGCCTTGGATGAGGCGGAGAGCAGCAACAGCCATAGTTTGCTGGTTCTGGTGAAGGACCATGGCCAGCCAGCTCTTTCAGCCACAGCCACGCTGAGCATTTCGCTGGTAGCAAGTGCCCAGGCCATCCAGGCTGATGCCCACCTCCCTGGAATGGGAGGGAGTCCAAAGCCCCTGGTGGACAACATCAACATCTACCTCATCGTAGCCATCTGCTCAGTGTCCAGCTTGTTCCTGCTGGCCATCATTCTGTATGTTGCCCTGCGATGCCCCTGTCAGCCTAAGGAAGCAGTGATGTATGGTCCTGGCACGGCTACATTAGTATGTGCCAGTGAAGTGGGCAGCTGGTCATACTCCCAGCGCCACAGTCGCATCTTAGGGGGACTGGCAGGGGAGTCCAGTGCCAAAAACGACCTCATGGTTTTCACCCCCAATATACCGGTTTTTGCAGAgactgggaaacagcaggatctacTTTGTGCAACGGTTAGTGAACCCATGTTCAACTTGTATCATTTGTTCAAAATATTTGTACAGTAA